From one Culex quinquefasciatus strain JHB chromosome 3, VPISU_Cqui_1.0_pri_paternal, whole genome shotgun sequence genomic stretch:
- the LOC6048151 gene encoding protein argonaute-2 isoform X2 — translation MESAKPKGNYRGKKKPQSGDQDVPEGTSGQTAGPPQGQQQKQQKSGQGGVGKYKQKQLLKQQQQQDLQQQTGEGTQILLPTTSNAPTPPSQPIEKSLAKVKLDFVRPKNYGVAGTPVKLEVNYLALNLDKLPAKAYHYDVDIQPAASRKWQRACFSGFRAEALPNRLIAYDGHKNAYTMQPMDQMDKVGVAVSLDNRERRFTVSVKLANVVDLRSLKGGNEHNQAPAKQCLEVVFGTASDRDPRLIRFKRSCYFAPPKRIDVGRNHELWYGLHQSLILGSKLFLNIDVAHKAFPSGVPVLDVVGDAAYFTQQGYRLRHPELPVMHVGSTVRNIMLPMELCQILPGQALNKKHPDECTAQIIKRAATDAPTRKRKIMELRDQISYSNCPIIKEFGIGVGKDFEVIDGRIIAPPLIEYKNRRTVLPEHGQWSADNEGFITSNQRELRWIILNLDSYDTCQSDVDTFGNNVFNESRKKGMQLEPFSMQNNYYEPRNTRMNMKQLETELENSLRYFKERQLDFVIVVIPGIGDHYSRLKQKAELVVGVLTSCVKGNTVKNTRSPLTVVNNILLKINGKTNGTNHVVQSPDPKIPLIKKRIMFVGADVTHPSPEQSTIPSVVGVVASFDRNGFRYKPHFQLQDPKKEMIHGLEAIMQAMLNNYKNKNNQQLPEMILYYRDGVSDGQFSQVLDIELNAINRAVAAMNPPSKINVTFVVVQKRHHTRFFPGPKCPKEGRNQNVPPGTIVDRYITTPKHFQFFLTSHRAVEGVAKPSKYTVLHDDEQWDPDRLQAITYALCHTYARCNRSVSYPAPTYYAHWVAARGKVYIQGRTLNMAELDRENSLLRIRPEIIEERSMFFI, via the exons atggAGTCCGCTAAACCGAAAGGAAACTATCGTGGCAAGAAGAAGCCCCAAAGCGGGGATCAGGATGTCCCCGAGGGCACATCCGGCCAAACTGCTGGACCGCCCCAAGGTCAACAGCAGAAGCAGCAAAAGTCCGGCCAAGGTGGGGTCGGCAAGTACAA GCAAAAACAGCTTCTgaagcaacaacagcagcaagaTCTTCAACAGCAAACTGGCGAG GGCACACAAATATTGTTACCTACAACCAGCAACGCCCCGACCCCACCGTCCCAGCCCATCGAAAAGTCTCTGGCCAAAGTGAAGCTCGACTTTGTTCGTCCGAAGAACTACGGCGTGGCCGGCACCCCTGTCAAGCTCGAGGTCAACTATCTCGCGCTGAACTTGGACAAGCTACCCGCGAAGGCTTATCACTACGACGTGGATATTCAGCCGGCAGCGTCCCGAAAATGGCAACGGGCTTGCTTCAGCGGGTTCCGGGCCGAGGCCCTGCCGAACCGGTTGATTGCGTACGATGGCCACAAAAATGCGTACACGATGCAGCCGATGGACCAGATGGACAAGGTTGGGGTTGCGGTGTCGCTGGATAACCGCGAACGTCGGTTCACGGTGAGCGTGAAGCTTGCGAATGTGGTCGATCTGCGGAGTCTCAAGGG TGGCAACGAGCACAATCAAGCGCCAGCGAAGCAATGCTTGGAAGTGGTCTTTGGTACAGCTTCCGACCGTGATCCGAGATTGATTAGG TTCAAGAGATCCTGCTACTTTGCGCCACCTAAGCGCATTGATGTCGGTCGAAACCACGAACTGTGGTACGGACTGCACCAATCCTTAATCCTAGGCTCCAAACTGTTTCTGAACATTGACGTTGCCCATAAGGCCTTCCCCTCTGGGGTTCCTGTACTAGATGTTGTCGGAGA CGCGGCTTATTTTACCCAGCAGGGTTACCGACTGCGACACCCCGAACTACCGGTCATGCACGTGGGTAGCACCGTGCGGAACATTATGCTGCCGATGGAGCTATGCCAGATTTTGCCGGGTCAAGCTCTGAACAAAAAACATCCTGACGAGTGCACGGCGCAGATCATCAAACGTGCTGCAACGGACGCCCCGACCAGGAAGCGAAAAATCATGGAACTCAGAGATCAAATCAGTTACAGCAACTGCCCAATCATCAAAGAGTTTGGTATTGGCGTTGGGAAAGATTTCGAAGTCATCGACGGAAGAATCATTGCACCACCGTTGATCGAATACAAGAATCGTAGAACGGTTCTGCCCGAGCATGGTCAATGGAGTGCAGACAACGAAGGTTTTATTACCTCCAACCAACGAGAACTACGCTGGATCATCTTGAACCTGGACAGTTATGACACTTGTCAGAGTGATGTGGATACATTTGGAAATAACGTGTTCAACGAGTCTCGCAAGAAGGGCATGCAGCTGGAGCCTTTCTCCATGCAAAACAACTATTACGAACCACGCAATACGCGTATGAACATGAAGCAGCTGGAAACCGAATTGGAAAATAGTTTGCGTTATTTTAAAGAGCGACAATTGGATTTCGTCATCGTGGTGATTCCCGGCATTGGTGACCATTACTCCAGGCTCAAGCAAAAGGCAGAATTAGTCGTAGGTGTACTAACATCATGCGTCAAAGGGAATACAGTGAAAAACACGCGTTCTCCCTTGACCGTGGTTAACAATATACTGCTGAAG ATCAACGGTAAAACCAACGGAACGAACCACGTGGTACAATCACCAGACCCAAAAATCCCACTTATCAAGAAGCGCATCATGTTCGTCGGAGCGGACGTGACCCACCCATCCCCAGAACAATCCACAATTCCCAGCGTAGTTGGTGTTGTCGCCTCGTTCGACCGGAACGGATTCCGCTACAAACCTCACTTCCAACTGCAGGACCCCAAAAAAGAAATGATCCACGGCCTCGAAGCCATCATGCAGGCGATGTTGAACAACTACAAGAACAAAAACAACCAACAACTGCCCGAAATGATCCTCTACTACCGGGACGGTGTCTCTGACGGACAATTTTCGCAGGTTCTCGACATTGAGCTCAACGCGATCAACAGGGCGGTCGCCGCAATGAACCCACCAAGCAAAATCAACGTAACATTTGTCGTTGTTCAAAAGCGCCACCACACGCGCTTCTTCCCCGGACCCAAATGTCCGAAAGAGGGCCGGAACCAGAATGTCCCGCCGGGCACCATCGTGGACAGGTACATTACCACGCCTAAACATTTCCAGTTTTTCCTGACCTCGCACCGGGCGGTCGAGGGTGTGGCGAAGCCCAGCAAGTACACCGTTCTGCACGACGATGAACAGTGGGATCCAGATCGGCTTCAAGCGATTACCTACGCGCTGTGCCACACGTACGCTCGGTGCAATCGATCCGTGTCGTACCCGGCGCCGACCTACTACGCACACTGGGTGGCAGCCCGAGGAAAGGTCTACATTCAGGG TCGCACCCTCAATATGGCAGAACTTGACCGGGAGAATAGTTTGCTGCGTATAAGACCGGAAATCATCGAAGAGCGGTCAATGTTCtttatttag
- the LOC6048151 gene encoding protein argonaute-2 isoform X1, translating to MESAKPKGNYRGKKKPQSGDQDVPEGTSGQTAGPPQGQQQKQQKSGQGGVGKYKQKQLLKQQQQQDLQQQTGEGTQILLPTTSNAPTPPSQPIEKSLAKVKLDFVRPKNYGVAGTPVKLEVNYLALNLDKLPAKAYHYDVDIQPAASRKWQRACFSGFRAEALPNRLIAYDGHKNAYTMQPMDQMDKVGVAVSLDNRERRFTVSVKLANVVDLRSLKGGNEHNQAPAKQCLEVVFGTASDRDPRLIRFKRSCYFAPPKRIDVGRNHELWYGLHQSLILGSKLFLNIDVAHKAFPSGVPVLDVVGDLARRRWNDSPNVPERIDDTLAFKLHNFLKGLEVSYTGPSSVKKVFKYNSLRGPASSQLFKREDGTKMTVAAYFTQQGYRLRHPELPVMHVGSTVRNIMLPMELCQILPGQALNKKHPDECTAQIIKRAATDAPTRKRKIMELRDQISYSNCPIIKEFGIGVGKDFEVIDGRIIAPPLIEYKNRRTVLPEHGQWSADNEGFITSNQRELRWIILNLDSYDTCQSDVDTFGNNVFNESRKKGMQLEPFSMQNNYYEPRNTRMNMKQLETELENSLRYFKERQLDFVIVVIPGIGDHYSRLKQKAELVVGVLTSCVKGNTVKNTRSPLTVVNNILLKINGKTNGTNHVVQSPDPKIPLIKKRIMFVGADVTHPSPEQSTIPSVVGVVASFDRNGFRYKPHFQLQDPKKEMIHGLEAIMQAMLNNYKNKNNQQLPEMILYYRDGVSDGQFSQVLDIELNAINRAVAAMNPPSKINVTFVVVQKRHHTRFFPGPKCPKEGRNQNVPPGTIVDRYITTPKHFQFFLTSHRAVEGVAKPSKYTVLHDDEQWDPDRLQAITYALCHTYARCNRSVSYPAPTYYAHWVAARGKVYIQGRTLNMAELDRENSLLRIRPEIIEERSMFFI from the exons atggAGTCCGCTAAACCGAAAGGAAACTATCGTGGCAAGAAGAAGCCCCAAAGCGGGGATCAGGATGTCCCCGAGGGCACATCCGGCCAAACTGCTGGACCGCCCCAAGGTCAACAGCAGAAGCAGCAAAAGTCCGGCCAAGGTGGGGTCGGCAAGTACAA GCAAAAACAGCTTCTgaagcaacaacagcagcaagaTCTTCAACAGCAAACTGGCGAG GGCACACAAATATTGTTACCTACAACCAGCAACGCCCCGACCCCACCGTCCCAGCCCATCGAAAAGTCTCTGGCCAAAGTGAAGCTCGACTTTGTTCGTCCGAAGAACTACGGCGTGGCCGGCACCCCTGTCAAGCTCGAGGTCAACTATCTCGCGCTGAACTTGGACAAGCTACCCGCGAAGGCTTATCACTACGACGTGGATATTCAGCCGGCAGCGTCCCGAAAATGGCAACGGGCTTGCTTCAGCGGGTTCCGGGCCGAGGCCCTGCCGAACCGGTTGATTGCGTACGATGGCCACAAAAATGCGTACACGATGCAGCCGATGGACCAGATGGACAAGGTTGGGGTTGCGGTGTCGCTGGATAACCGCGAACGTCGGTTCACGGTGAGCGTGAAGCTTGCGAATGTGGTCGATCTGCGGAGTCTCAAGGG TGGCAACGAGCACAATCAAGCGCCAGCGAAGCAATGCTTGGAAGTGGTCTTTGGTACAGCTTCCGACCGTGATCCGAGATTGATTAGG TTCAAGAGATCCTGCTACTTTGCGCCACCTAAGCGCATTGATGTCGGTCGAAACCACGAACTGTGGTACGGACTGCACCAATCCTTAATCCTAGGCTCCAAACTGTTTCTGAACATTGACGTTGCCCATAAGGCCTTCCCCTCTGGGGTTCCTGTACTAGATGTTGTCGGAGACTTGGCGCGGCGTAGATGGAATGATTCTCCGAATGTTCCGGAACGGATTGATGATACGTTGGCCTTTAAATTGCACAATTTCCTTAAGGGATTGGAGGTCTCGTACACCGGGCCAAGCTCGGTCAAAAAGGTCTTCAAGTACAACAGTCTTAGGGGACCGGCCAGTTCGCAGCTGTTCAAGCGAGAAGACGGCACAAAAATGACTGTCGCGGCTTATTTTACCCAGCAGGGTTACCGACTGCGACACCCCGAACTACCGGTCATGCACGTGGGTAGCACCGTGCGGAACATTATGCTGCCGATGGAGCTATGCCAGATTTTGCCGGGTCAAGCTCTGAACAAAAAACATCCTGACGAGTGCACGGCGCAGATCATCAAACGTGCTGCAACGGACGCCCCGACCAGGAAGCGAAAAATCATGGAACTCAGAGATCAAATCAGTTACAGCAACTGCCCAATCATCAAAGAGTTTGGTATTGGCGTTGGGAAAGATTTCGAAGTCATCGACGGAAGAATCATTGCACCACCGTTGATCGAATACAAGAATCGTAGAACGGTTCTGCCCGAGCATGGTCAATGGAGTGCAGACAACGAAGGTTTTATTACCTCCAACCAACGAGAACTACGCTGGATCATCTTGAACCTGGACAGTTATGACACTTGTCAGAGTGATGTGGATACATTTGGAAATAACGTGTTCAACGAGTCTCGCAAGAAGGGCATGCAGCTGGAGCCTTTCTCCATGCAAAACAACTATTACGAACCACGCAATACGCGTATGAACATGAAGCAGCTGGAAACCGAATTGGAAAATAGTTTGCGTTATTTTAAAGAGCGACAATTGGATTTCGTCATCGTGGTGATTCCCGGCATTGGTGACCATTACTCCAGGCTCAAGCAAAAGGCAGAATTAGTCGTAGGTGTACTAACATCATGCGTCAAAGGGAATACAGTGAAAAACACGCGTTCTCCCTTGACCGTGGTTAACAATATACTGCTGAAG ATCAACGGTAAAACCAACGGAACGAACCACGTGGTACAATCACCAGACCCAAAAATCCCACTTATCAAGAAGCGCATCATGTTCGTCGGAGCGGACGTGACCCACCCATCCCCAGAACAATCCACAATTCCCAGCGTAGTTGGTGTTGTCGCCTCGTTCGACCGGAACGGATTCCGCTACAAACCTCACTTCCAACTGCAGGACCCCAAAAAAGAAATGATCCACGGCCTCGAAGCCATCATGCAGGCGATGTTGAACAACTACAAGAACAAAAACAACCAACAACTGCCCGAAATGATCCTCTACTACCGGGACGGTGTCTCTGACGGACAATTTTCGCAGGTTCTCGACATTGAGCTCAACGCGATCAACAGGGCGGTCGCCGCAATGAACCCACCAAGCAAAATCAACGTAACATTTGTCGTTGTTCAAAAGCGCCACCACACGCGCTTCTTCCCCGGACCCAAATGTCCGAAAGAGGGCCGGAACCAGAATGTCCCGCCGGGCACCATCGTGGACAGGTACATTACCACGCCTAAACATTTCCAGTTTTTCCTGACCTCGCACCGGGCGGTCGAGGGTGTGGCGAAGCCCAGCAAGTACACCGTTCTGCACGACGATGAACAGTGGGATCCAGATCGGCTTCAAGCGATTACCTACGCGCTGTGCCACACGTACGCTCGGTGCAATCGATCCGTGTCGTACCCGGCGCCGACCTACTACGCACACTGGGTGGCAGCCCGAGGAAAGGTCTACATTCAGGG TCGCACCCTCAATATGGCAGAACTTGACCGGGAGAATAGTTTGCTGCGTATAAGACCGGAAATCATCGAAGAGCGGTCAATGTTCtttatttag
- the LOC6048153 gene encoding signal recognition particle receptor subunit beta, with protein sequence MEKINRNPGGKPSVPPVASGPAGELDMTPIWLAVIVVFVTIMLLWVWKRKRSARTDVLLTGLCDSGKTLLFSQLVLGEEKESFTSIKENLGVLQTTSGELRLVDIPGHERLRGKFFDQYKNLTKAVIFVVDSVTVQKEIRDVADFLYTILADKAIANLPVVILCNKQDETLAKGDGVIKSLLEKEINLVRQTRTSQLESVDPQSTDAVYLGRPDKDFEFGQLSQKVQLVACSAKEPQIDDVVAFLDSL encoded by the exons ATGGAAAAGATCAACCGAAACCCGGGCGGCAAGCCGTCGGTTCCTCCGGTGGCCTCAGGCCCAGCGGGCGAGCTGGACATGACCCCCATCTGGCTGGCCGTGATCGTCGTGTTCGTAACAATCA tgCTGCTCTGGGTTTGGAAGAGAAAACGGTCCGCCCGGACGGACGTGCTGCTAACGGGACTGTGCGACTCGGGCAAGACGCTGCTCTTCTCGCAGCTGGTTCTGGGCGAGGAGAAGGAAAGCTTCACCTCGATCAAGGAGAACCTGGGCGTGCTGCAGACTACGAGCGGCGAGCTACGGCTGGTGGACATTCCCGGCCACGAGCGGCTGCGTGGAAAGTTCTTCGACCAGTACAAGAACCTGACCAAGGCGGTGATCTTCGTCGTGGACAGCGTCACCGTGCAGAAGGAGATCCGCGATGTGGCCGA CTTCCTGTACACCATCCTGGCGGATAAGGCCATCGCCAACCTGCCCGTGGTGATCCTCTGTAACAAACAGGACGAAACGCTGGCCAAGGGAGACGGCGTGATCAAGAGTCTGCTGGAGAAGGAAAT CAACCTGGTCCGCCAGACGCGAACGAGCCAGCTGGAGTCGGTCGACCCGCAGAGCACCGATGCCGTCTATCTTGGCCGGCCCGACAAGGACTTTGAGTTTGGTCAGCTCTCGCAGAAGGTCCAGCTGGTGGCGTGCTCCGCCAAGGAGCCCCAAATCGACGATGTGGTGGCATTTTTGGATAGCTTGTAG
- the LOC6048152 gene encoding vacuolar fusion protein CCZ1 homolog, whose amino-acid sequence MSIPVIKAGLSLRSFYIFNSSFGPKEGEEEKKILFYHPQETDIDSKIKDVGLSEAIVKFSNTFTNDESVQAMHTQKTCQLYYQPEPGYWMIMVLNVPFERKTRETGDYNEYHGDDIHDTIYQAVLRQSYKMFRLFLGTFESNLKPGEDLDAVANLIGKLEEFYGKYILLLKLKDCDVLDAFGSVQYLPLNQLVFLRVQNFINMIEATFEPIKQCIFLYDDQVIWSGINPTDLYTIIEYLNGPMFQTSSPGQEQSRKVYIQEQATGQDKVYNFMVCRKVQNVTLCLFLDQVENEQALYDELNAVINPQLSSISVSLGQLPEATPTAKEDPTAPKFIYFNELNLHYRGSIRLGVQKRNSPPATTIPNDVMNLIVDLLDDGRRPERRGAAEETILKTHDDFWIVKRSCNARHVFVVLNKSSTLIDVSEETKRILDQNMKGVFF is encoded by the exons ATGTCCATTCCGGTGATAAAGGCGGGCCTTTCGCTGCGCAGCTTCTACATCTTCAACTCGAGCTTCGGCCCGAAGGAGGGCGAG GAGGAAAAGAAGATTCTGTTTTACCACCCCCAGGAAACGGATATTGACTCCAAGATCAAGGATGTTGGCCTCAGCGAGGCGATCGTCAAGTTTAGCAA CACATTCACCAACGACGAGAGCGTCCAGGCGATGCATACTCAGAAGACGTGCCAGCTGTACTACCAGCCGGAACCGGGCTATTGGATGATTATGGTGCTGAATGTGCCCTTTGAGCGGAAAACGCGCGAAACGGGCGATTACAACGAGTACCATGGGGATGATATCCACGATACGATCTACCAGGCGGTTCTTCGGCAGTCCTACAAGATGTTCCGGCTGTTTCTGGGGACGTTTGAGAGCAACTTGAAGCCGGGCGAGGATCTGGATGCCGTGGCAAACCTCATCGGGAAGCTGGAGGAGTTTTACGGAAAGTACATTTTGCTCTTGAAGTTGAAGGATTGcgatgttttggacgcgtttgGGAGTGTCCAGTACCTTCCACTGAACCAGCTGGTATTTTTGAGGGTTCAAAACTTTATCAACATGATTGAGGCCACCTTTGAACCGATAAAGCAGTGCATTTTCCTTTACGACGACCAGGTCATTTGGAGTGGAATCAACCCGACGGATTTGTACACAATCATTGAATACCTCAACGGTCCAATGTTTCAGACGTCCTCCCCAGGCCAGGAACAATCCCGAAAAGTCTACATTCAAGAACAGGCCACCGGCCAGGACAAAGTGTACAACTTCATGGTCTGTCGAAAGGTCCAAAACGTCACCCTCTGCCTCTTCCTGGACCAAGTTGAAAACGAACAAGCCCTGTACGACGAACTCAACGCCGTAATAAACCCCCAACTGAGCAGCATTAGCGTCAGCCTCGGTCAACTACCGGAAGCAACGCCCACCGCCAAAGAGGATCCCACCGCGCCGAAATTCATCTACTTCAACGAACTAAACCTGCACTACCGGGGTTCGATCCGGCTCGGGGTGCAAAAGCGAAACAGTCCGCCGGCGACGACCATCCCGAACGACGTGATGAACCTGATCGTGGACCTGCTGGACGACGGTCGTCGGCCCGAACGGAGGGGCGCCGCGGAGGAAACGATTCTCAAAACGCACGACGATTTCTGGATCGTGAAGCGGAGCTGCAACGCGCGGCACGTGTTTGTGGTGCTGAACAAAAGCTCCACGCTGATTGACGTGAGCGAGGAAACGAAGAGGATTTTGGACCAGAACATGAAGGGGGTGTTTTTCTGA